In Deltaproteobacteria bacterium, one DNA window encodes the following:
- a CDS encoding LLM class F420-dependent oxidoreductase, with amino-acid sequence MSGMRFGIALPNYGPLAQPETLVRLARLAEELSVDSVWLSDHLVAPVGVSSIYPFDRRADAKPGDMGVIEKFYEPMITLAYLAGHTTRVRLGISAYVMPIRNPVLTAKHVATLDALSGGRLILGIGTGWLREEFDALAVPFEQRGQRTDEYIAVCKAIWSGDEAQFDGRHYQLRPVRSGPRPAQRPHPPLWIAGNSHAAIERAARLGDGWHAIDLSPEELAPLVALLRARVAAHGRKPGAVTVSLRKGVLVRDAPPAAPRPLYGDRAAIQRDLAAYRAAGLDYLIAGMRQAKSADEVSSALAEVARAMRD; translated from the coding sequence GTGAGCGGCATGCGCTTCGGCATCGCGCTTCCGAACTACGGCCCACTCGCACAGCCCGAGACGTTGGTGCGGCTGGCGCGGCTCGCGGAAGAGTTGAGCGTCGATTCGGTATGGCTTAGCGATCACCTCGTGGCGCCGGTCGGGGTGTCGTCGATCTATCCGTTCGATCGCCGGGCCGACGCGAAGCCCGGCGACATGGGCGTGATCGAGAAGTTTTACGAGCCGATGATCACGCTCGCCTATCTCGCCGGGCACACGACGCGCGTGCGGCTGGGCATCAGCGCCTACGTGATGCCGATCCGCAATCCGGTGCTAACGGCAAAGCACGTTGCCACACTCGACGCTTTGTCGGGTGGGCGGCTGATTCTCGGCATCGGTACCGGCTGGCTGCGCGAGGAGTTCGACGCGTTGGCGGTGCCGTTCGAGCAGCGAGGGCAGCGCACTGACGAGTACATCGCGGTGTGCAAAGCGATCTGGAGCGGCGACGAAGCGCAGTTCGACGGCCGGCACTACCAACTCCGCCCAGTGCGCAGCGGGCCGCGGCCGGCGCAGCGCCCGCATCCGCCGCTGTGGATCGCCGGCAACTCGCACGCGGCGATCGAACGCGCCGCGCGCCTCGGCGATGGCTGGCACGCGATCGATCTCAGCCCCGAAGAACTTGCGCCACTGGTCGCGCTCCTGCGCGCGCGCGTTGCCGCACACGGACGTAAGCCCGGCGCCGTCACTGTCAGTTTGCGCAAAGGCGTGCTGGTGCGCGATGCGCCACCCGCCGCGCCGCGCCCACTCTACGGCGATCGCGCCGCAATTCAGCGCGATCTGGCGGCATATCGCGCGGCCGGACTAGACTATCTCATCGCGGGCATGCGCCAGG
- a CDS encoding VOC family protein produces the protein MPRIRPKKFVHVVYRTRRFEEMLRWYGTVFDAKVQHQDPALAFLTYDDEHHRFAFANLSVLQPDGAETEKKGLIGVDHVAYTYSSIDDLLDNYEQLKAQGITPYWCVHHGVTVSMYYSDPDGNQMEFQVDSFESNDEANAFMSGPGLAANPIGVEYDPEIWLAQKKAGVSMSDHLQRKVHEPVSPIRGAFSRA, from the coding sequence ATGCCCCGCATCCGTCCTAAGAAATTCGTTCATGTCGTCTATCGGACCCGCCGCTTCGAAGAAATGCTTCGTTGGTACGGAACTGTCTTCGACGCCAAAGTCCAGCATCAAGACCCCGCCCTGGCGTTTCTAACCTACGACGACGAGCATCATCGCTTCGCATTCGCTAATCTTTCAGTGCTCCAACCGGACGGAGCAGAGACAGAAAAGAAGGGGCTGATTGGCGTCGACCACGTTGCTTACACCTACTCGTCCATTGATGACTTGCTCGACAACTACGAACAACTCAAGGCGCAGGGGATCACCCCCTATTGGTGTGTTCATCACGGCGTGACGGTCTCAATGTACTACTCGGATCCTGATGGGAACCAGATGGAGTTTCAGGTCGACAGCTTTGAGTCGAACGACGAAGCCAATGCGTTCATGTCAGGACCAGGACTTGCCGCAAATCCGATCGGTGTTGAATACGACCCTGAAATCTGGCTGGCTCAGAAGAAAGCGGGCGTATCCATGTCGGACCATCTTCAACGCAAAGTGCACGAGCCAGTGTCTCCAATTCGGGGTGCGTTCAGCAGAGCGTGA
- a CDS encoding carboxylesterase/lipase family protein, with amino-acid sequence MANTTTKTKQGEVQGREKEGVLLFAGIPYAAPPTGARRFRAPQAHDRWNGVRDAQHFGPAAPQPREEGLTSSPQVRWDEDCLTLNVCTPACDEARRPVLVWIHGGGFRTGQGAIPWYNGTSFAQRGDIVTVSINYRLGALGFAHLEEIGGADYASSGLNGIRDQIAALQWVRDNIAAFGGDPERVTIAGESAGGMSVGTLLGCPAAAGLFRGAIPQSGAAHTMSSREQGVALARRFAAAAGASSIDDLIAAPVDRILAAQMEVEQQSRSGDLRPPTGTGLGGMPFQPVVDGHVLPQPPIAALRAGLSSGVRVLVGTNRDEMTLFPLGATDEARLQRIAARVFSDGAAAIAAYRSEWPGASPEEMLNAMMTDRVFRIPAVRVAEAQAQNGGTAYQYLFTWESRAFGGRLKSTHALEIPFVFNNLARAGADIFLGPGPTPQPLADAMHAAWIAFIRTGDPACEAVGDWPAYTPKHRAVMELGDRIGMHVDPYGATRALWNDLL; translated from the coding sequence ATGGCCAACACGACCACCAAGACCAAACAGGGCGAAGTGCAGGGACGCGAGAAAGAGGGCGTTCTGCTGTTTGCCGGGATTCCGTATGCAGCACCACCGACGGGTGCGCGCCGGTTCCGCGCGCCGCAGGCGCACGATCGCTGGAACGGCGTGCGCGATGCGCAGCACTTCGGGCCGGCCGCGCCGCAGCCGCGCGAGGAAGGACTCACGTCGAGTCCGCAAGTGCGCTGGGATGAGGACTGCCTGACCCTCAACGTGTGCACGCCGGCGTGCGACGAGGCGCGCCGCCCGGTCTTGGTGTGGATTCACGGTGGCGGCTTCCGCACCGGTCAGGGCGCCATCCCCTGGTACAACGGGACCTCCTTCGCGCAGCGCGGCGACATCGTTACGGTCAGCATCAACTACCGGCTGGGTGCGCTCGGCTTCGCGCATCTCGAAGAGATTGGTGGCGCCGACTACGCCAGCTCAGGCCTCAACGGCATTCGCGATCAGATCGCCGCGCTGCAGTGGGTGCGCGACAACATCGCGGCGTTCGGTGGTGATCCGGAACGCGTGACCATCGCCGGAGAATCGGCGGGTGGGATGAGTGTCGGCACGCTGCTCGGCTGTCCGGCCGCTGCCGGACTCTTCCGCGGCGCCATCCCGCAGAGCGGTGCGGCGCACACCATGAGCAGTCGAGAGCAGGGCGTCGCTCTCGCGCGGCGCTTCGCTGCAGCGGCCGGGGCGAGCTCGATCGACGATCTCATCGCGGCTCCCGTCGACCGCATTCTCGCCGCGCAGATGGAAGTCGAACAGCAGTCGCGCAGCGGCGATCTTCGACCGCCAACCGGCACCGGTCTGGGCGGAATGCCGTTTCAGCCCGTGGTAGATGGGCACGTACTCCCGCAGCCGCCAATCGCCGCGCTGCGTGCGGGATTGTCGTCGGGCGTGCGGGTTTTGGTCGGGACGAACCGTGATGAGATGACGCTCTTCCCGCTCGGTGCAACCGATGAGGCTCGCCTGCAGCGCATCGCCGCGCGCGTGTTCTCCGACGGGGCCGCAGCGATCGCGGCGTATCGCAGCGAATGGCCGGGTGCTTCACCCGAAGAGATGCTGAACGCGATGATGACGGACCGTGTCTTCCGCATTCCCGCCGTGCGCGTGGCCGAAGCGCAGGCACAGAACGGCGGCACCGCGTATCAGTATCTGTTTACCTGGGAGTCGCGCGCGTTCGGCGGCCGATTGAAGTCCACCCACGCGCTCGAGATTCCGTTCGTCTTCAACAACCTCGCCCGCGCCGGCGCCGACATTTTCCTCGGCCCTGGCCCGACACCGCAACCGTTGGCGGACGCCATGCACGCGGCGTGGATCGCGTTCATCCGCACCGGCGATCCGGCTTGCGAGGCCGTCGGCGACTGGCCGGCGTACACACCCAAGCACCGCGCCGTGATGGAACTCGGGGACCGCATTGGAATGCACGTCGATCCTTACGGCGCCACGCGTGCGCTCTGGAATGACCTGCTGTGA
- a CDS encoding phenylacetate--CoA ligase family protein → MTVDQQHAATDKARRYYDPTIQTMPMEQVQHLQAQRLARQLERVWSTPVPFFQRKLEAAGVRRAADVRGLDDLHRIPTTLKAELRQSEEAHPPFGDYRGAPVSAAVRLGASTGTSGKPTLILWTRKDLEVDYTASSRGRWRWGLRPGMSLANAHPFGMNAGGWHFSHGIEGLGALNIPSGPPVGEQHIKDVIEVWRRLRPDMYRLFGNVATTYADAARKQGLDPVRDLNLTIAGDHPSEQYLMASSGLEALPLLGSACDKRDGAHLAEDLAIVEVIDRHSGRPCGDGERGNLVVTVLEKDNFLLRYDLEDVVRWNMKPCPCGETHRRLFYEGRVRDVVTVGAREILPIDVALMLYEFPEISTPSAEYQVVRHKQAANALHVRLEYDPAQLSDTSGISQRLGDRFRDKLGVTLRLELVTKGSVPRFAYKAARVVDE, encoded by the coding sequence ATGACGGTTGATCAACAGCACGCAGCAACGGACAAAGCCCGCCGCTACTACGACCCCACTATCCAGACGATGCCGATGGAACAGGTGCAGCACCTGCAAGCGCAGCGGCTCGCGCGGCAGCTCGAACGCGTGTGGTCGACGCCGGTGCCGTTCTTTCAGCGCAAGCTCGAAGCCGCCGGCGTGCGCCGCGCGGCGGATGTTCGCGGACTCGATGATCTCCACCGCATTCCCACCACGCTCAAAGCCGAGCTGCGCCAGAGCGAGGAAGCGCATCCACCGTTCGGCGACTATCGCGGCGCGCCGGTGAGCGCCGCCGTGCGCCTGGGCGCGTCGACCGGCACCAGCGGCAAGCCCACGCTGATCTTGTGGACGCGCAAAGACCTCGAAGTCGACTACACCGCGTCGTCGCGCGGCCGCTGGCGTTGGGGACTACGGCCGGGGATGAGCCTGGCCAACGCTCACCCGTTCGGCATGAACGCCGGCGGCTGGCATTTCAGCCACGGCATCGAAGGGCTCGGCGCGCTCAACATCCCATCGGGTCCGCCGGTGGGCGAGCAGCACATCAAGGATGTCATCGAAGTGTGGCGTCGCTTGCGACCCGACATGTACCGGCTGTTCGGCAACGTCGCGACCACCTACGCCGACGCTGCGCGCAAACAGGGGCTCGATCCGGTGCGCGATCTCAACCTCACCATCGCCGGTGATCATCCGTCGGAGCAGTATCTGATGGCGAGCTCGGGGCTCGAAGCGCTGCCCCTACTCGGCAGCGCCTGCGACAAACGCGATGGCGCGCATCTCGCCGAAGACCTCGCGATTGTCGAAGTCATCGATCGCCACAGCGGCCGCCCGTGCGGTGACGGCGAGCGCGGCAACCTGGTCGTCACCGTGTTGGAGAAGGACAACTTCCTGCTGCGCTACGATCTCGAAGACGTCGTGCGATGGAACATGAAGCCGTGTCCGTGCGGCGAGACGCATCGCCGTTTGTTCTACGAAGGCCGCGTGCGCGATGTTGTCACCGTCGGGGCACGCGAGATTCTGCCGATCGATGTCGCGCTCATGCTCTACGAGTTCCCCGAGATCTCGACGCCATCGGCCGAATACCAAGTCGTCCGGCACAAGCAAGCCGCGAACGCGCTGCACGTACGCCTCGAATACGATCCGGCGCAACTCAGTGACACCAGCGGCATCAGCCAGCGACTTGGCGATCGCTTTCGAGACAAGCTCGGCGTCACTTTGCGGCTTGAACTCGTCACCAAGGGTTCCGTCCCGCGCTTCGCGTACAAGGCCGCGCGCGTGGTTGACGAGTAG
- a CDS encoding SDR family oxidoreductase: protein MGVIAVTGSASGIGAATRARLEAVGNQVIGVDLVNAEVIANLATPTGRAEAIAAVDRASRGCLDGLVVCAGVGPQTEPFSRIASLNYFGAQVLLAGLRNALAAAKPAAAVAVSSNSSTLPGMDTALVAACLDGNEVEARRLADTMDGQRVYGGSKLALARWVRRQAPTTAWAGAGIRLNAVAPGAVTTPMLQAGLEHPVFGPAIRNFPIPTGTFGKPTDVAAAIAFLLSDDASFCCGSVLFVDGGTDAMFRPDTY, encoded by the coding sequence GTGGGAGTCATTGCTGTCACCGGGTCTGCTTCCGGCATCGGCGCCGCGACTAGGGCGCGATTGGAGGCAGTTGGCAATCAAGTCATCGGCGTCGATCTCGTCAACGCCGAGGTCATCGCGAATCTTGCCACGCCGACCGGCCGCGCCGAGGCGATCGCCGCCGTTGATCGAGCGAGCCGTGGCTGCCTCGACGGACTCGTTGTGTGCGCGGGAGTGGGTCCGCAAACCGAACCGTTCTCGAGGATCGCGTCACTGAACTATTTCGGCGCGCAGGTTTTGTTGGCTGGCTTGCGTAACGCGCTCGCGGCGGCGAAGCCCGCGGCAGCCGTCGCCGTGTCCTCCAACTCGTCGACACTTCCGGGGATGGATACCGCGCTGGTGGCGGCGTGTTTGGACGGCAACGAAGTCGAAGCCCGCCGACTGGCGGACACCATGGATGGGCAACGGGTCTACGGCGGCTCGAAGCTGGCCCTCGCACGCTGGGTCCGCCGGCAAGCACCGACGACTGCGTGGGCCGGCGCCGGTATCCGGTTGAACGCCGTCGCACCGGGAGCGGTCACGACGCCGATGCTGCAAGCCGGACTCGAACACCCGGTGTTCGGTCCCGCGATTCGCAACTTTCCGATCCCGACCGGCACCTTCGGCAAGCCCACCGACGTTGCGGCGGCGATTGCGTTCCTGCTCAGCGACGACGCGTCGTTCTGCTGCGGCAGCGTGCTGTTCGTCGACGGCGGTACCGACGCGATGTTTCGACCGGACACGTACTAG
- a CDS encoding amidohydrolase — MARQYHLISADSHILEPPHLWTTYMPKKFHDKVPRVVPDGEGGEAWQFAPNIPPAPIGIYASAGRKHEDVRWTGVTFAAANQGNFRAEPRLQEQDQDGVDAEVLFGSARMMSHFFSDPDPEFQLAGVQAYNNWLAEEFVKAAPDRLIGLGAMPALSVEAAIKEMERCLKLGMRGVWLNTMPSVGSTIRPDDDKFWEAAQALGVPVHFHVRMMRQVTKPKPKGKRGDDLTGLATVGAADFIIDMSEIITSGVHDRFPDLTWVAVETGSGWIPYVLEQLDDRWWRNRSWLPVKLKHEPSFYYRRNWRSSIMIDHYAVKNRHIIGVDNLMWSTDYPHHGCDWPESRRVVDEMFREVVADERHKICAGNAAKLYRLQ, encoded by the coding sequence ATGGCGCGCCAGTATCATCTCATTTCCGCGGATTCCCATATTCTCGAGCCGCCGCATCTGTGGACGACGTACATGCCGAAGAAGTTCCACGACAAGGTACCGCGCGTCGTGCCCGACGGCGAAGGCGGCGAAGCCTGGCAGTTTGCGCCCAACATCCCGCCGGCGCCGATCGGCATCTACGCATCGGCCGGACGCAAGCACGAAGACGTGCGCTGGACCGGCGTGACCTTCGCCGCTGCGAACCAAGGGAACTTCCGGGCCGAGCCGCGCCTTCAGGAGCAAGACCAAGACGGCGTCGACGCCGAAGTGCTGTTCGGTTCCGCGCGCATGATGAGTCACTTCTTCTCCGATCCCGATCCGGAATTTCAGCTCGCCGGCGTGCAGGCCTACAACAACTGGCTCGCCGAAGAATTCGTCAAAGCCGCTCCCGATCGTCTCATCGGTCTCGGCGCCATGCCGGCCTTGAGCGTCGAGGCGGCGATCAAAGAAATGGAGCGCTGCCTCAAGCTCGGCATGCGCGGGGTGTGGCTCAACACGATGCCCAGCGTCGGTTCGACGATTCGTCCCGACGACGATAAATTTTGGGAAGCCGCACAGGCGCTCGGCGTGCCGGTGCACTTTCACGTGCGCATGATGCGCCAGGTGACGAAGCCCAAGCCGAAGGGTAAGCGAGGCGACGACCTAACTGGTCTCGCTACCGTCGGCGCCGCCGACTTCATCATCGACATGTCCGAGATCATCACGTCGGGCGTCCACGACCGCTTCCCTGATTTGACTTGGGTTGCCGTGGAAACCGGATCGGGCTGGATCCCCTACGTACTAGAACAACTCGACGATCGCTGGTGGCGCAACCGTTCGTGGCTGCCGGTGAAGCTCAAGCACGAGCCGAGCTTCTATTATCGGCGCAACTGGCGCTCGTCGATCATGATCGATCACTACGCGGTCAAGAACCGCCACATCATCGGCGTCGACAACCTGATGTGGTCGACCGACTACCCGCACCACGGTTGCGATTGGCCGGAGAGCAGGCGCGTGGTCGACGAGATGTTCCGCGAAGTCGTCGCCGACGAGCGCCACAAGATCTGCGCCGGCAACGCGGCGAAGCTGTATCGATTGCAGTAG
- a CDS encoding enoyl-CoA hydratase/isomerase family protein, translating into MKPHTVDLGSQYLHATKASGVLRVVIDRPERRNALTIEMYHGLKKAAVLAEKDADVDLLVVTATGEYFCVGGEMAGQHEGGAPIDRETDRYDLLPFVQFERCPKIVLLAINGMCQGGGLNMALTSDITVVSDQAQFRVPELLRGVADCYLGARLASRIGVARAKYLLFTAQYFSAAEALAMGLISRVVPHVQLDGAVAETIEWVRQTGPRARTALKRDINRQLPPIDFPMFAESLDSDEVREGFTAFAQKRPPKWTRALD; encoded by the coding sequence ATGAAGCCCCACACTGTTGATCTCGGTTCGCAGTACTTGCACGCCACCAAAGCGAGCGGTGTGTTGCGGGTAGTGATCGATCGGCCCGAGCGCCGCAACGCGCTGACGATCGAGATGTATCACGGCCTCAAGAAAGCCGCGGTGCTGGCCGAGAAGGACGCCGACGTCGACTTGCTCGTCGTCACCGCGACCGGCGAGTATTTCTGCGTCGGCGGCGAGATGGCCGGACAACACGAAGGCGGGGCGCCGATCGATCGCGAAACCGATCGCTACGATCTGCTGCCGTTCGTGCAATTCGAGCGCTGCCCCAAAATCGTTCTGCTGGCGATCAACGGGATGTGTCAGGGCGGCGGCCTCAACATGGCGCTGACCAGCGACATCACCGTGGTCTCCGACCAAGCGCAGTTTCGCGTGCCCGAACTGCTGCGCGGCGTGGCCGATTGCTATCTCGGCGCACGCCTGGCCAGCCGGATCGGGGTTGCGCGCGCCAAGTACCTGTTGTTCACCGCGCAGTACTTCTCCGCTGCCGAGGCGTTGGCGATGGGGCTGATCTCGCGCGTGGTGCCGCACGTGCAGCTCGACGGCGCGGTAGCCGAGACCATCGAGTGGGTGCGACAAACCGGTCCGCGCGCGCGCACCGCGCTCAAGCGCGACATCAACCGACAGTTGCCGCCGATCGATTTCCCGATGTTCGCCGAGTCGCTCGACTCCGACGAAGTGCGCGAAGGCTTCACCGCGTTTGCCCAAAAGCGCCCGCCGAAATGGACGCGAGCGCTTGACTAA
- a CDS encoding TetR/AcrR family transcriptional regulator: MTNRAATTKPRAAKRSGRRESAQPTREVILDTAERLFAVHGVDGVALRDLARDMNLTAPSLYNHFPSKQALYDAVLERGLRPIMQTLAEAWHPGALQPDHTHATVEKMTAHLATHPHLARLLQRALLDESSSVQKLIGRWLTPLYLQGLAVIRETADGAGWDPDEVPHLALGLFGMVFAYFTNAAALNAFMGRNNDALSARALAVQRRFQEKAISRLLGTSTNSGRKRPARTTQ, encoded by the coding sequence GTGACCAATCGCGCCGCGACCACCAAACCGCGCGCCGCCAAACGCAGTGGCCGGCGCGAGTCGGCCCAGCCGACGCGCGAAGTGATCCTCGACACCGCCGAGCGGCTGTTCGCCGTCCACGGCGTGGATGGCGTGGCGTTGCGTGATCTCGCCCGCGACATGAACCTCACCGCGCCGAGCCTCTACAATCACTTCCCGAGCAAGCAGGCGCTCTACGATGCGGTGCTCGAACGCGGGCTGCGGCCGATCATGCAAACCCTCGCCGAAGCCTGGCACCCGGGCGCGCTGCAACCCGATCACACTCATGCCACGGTCGAGAAGATGACCGCCCATCTCGCTACCCATCCGCACCTCGCGCGTCTGCTGCAACGCGCGCTGCTGGACGAAAGCAGCAGCGTGCAGAAACTGATCGGGCGCTGGCTGACGCCGCTGTATCTGCAAGGACTCGCCGTCATCCGCGAAACCGCCGACGGCGCCGGTTGGGATCCCGATGAGGTGCCACACCTCGCGCTCGGTCTGTTCGGAATGGTGTTCGCGTACTTCACCAACGCCGCCGCACTCAACGCGTTCATGGGCCGGAACAACGACGCGCTCTCCGCCCGTGCGCTGGCGGTGCAACGCCGCTTTCAAGAGAAAGCCATTTCCCGCCTGCTCGGCACCTCTACGAACAGCGGGCGCAAACGCCCCGCCCGTACGACTCAGTAA
- a CDS encoding MaoC family dehydratase N-terminal domain-containing protein produces MASTEAGQITDEGIAKIRERVGQGFPGRRPWRTEASRDAIYHLAYAIGDLNPLYLDDDYAKKSRWGTIIAPPIIVQSMDTLRAVGHSGLPEGLPGVHSIWTGSLYEWTRPVKLGDKIRAESYLKEVVEKPSNFGDGRSLYQTYEAKYYDQNNAYLGVRNDTWIRIERAKTREKKKYGDIQLAHWTPADIERFMEEYRTQQRTVERYWDDVKVGDKLNRIIKGPLTPTAEIAFESYFGVYLVGNKVAANLYAKHPALMIPNEQGVPEPPQRVHWDNAFTQRLLGLPGAYDLGPERCSWLIQGMTDWIGDNGLLTRIEAQYRKFNYMGDVTWVQGRVTEKFERDGKAYVRCHVECVNHRDEVTAKAICEAELPRR; encoded by the coding sequence ATGGCCAGCACCGAAGCCGGACAGATCACTGACGAAGGCATAGCCAAAATCCGCGAACGCGTCGGACAAGGATTTCCCGGCCGCCGCCCGTGGCGCACCGAGGCGAGCCGCGACGCCATCTATCACCTCGCCTACGCAATCGGCGACCTCAACCCGCTCTATCTTGACGACGACTACGCCAAGAAATCGCGTTGGGGGACCATCATCGCGCCGCCGATCATCGTGCAGAGCATGGACACCCTGCGTGCTGTCGGCCACAGCGGCTTGCCCGAAGGCCTGCCCGGGGTGCACTCGATTTGGACCGGCTCGCTCTACGAGTGGACGCGTCCGGTGAAACTCGGCGATAAGATTCGCGCCGAGTCGTATCTGAAAGAGGTGGTCGAGAAGCCGAGCAACTTTGGCGACGGCCGCTCGCTCTACCAAACCTACGAAGCCAAGTACTACGATCAGAACAACGCCTACCTTGGCGTGCGCAACGACACCTGGATTCGCATTGAGCGCGCCAAGACCCGCGAGAAGAAAAAATACGGCGACATCCAACTCGCGCACTGGACGCCGGCTGACATCGAGCGCTTCATGGAGGAGTATCGCACGCAGCAGCGCACGGTCGAGCGCTACTGGGACGACGTCAAAGTCGGCGACAAACTCAATCGCATCATCAAAGGTCCGCTGACGCCGACGGCCGAGATCGCCTTCGAGTCGTACTTCGGCGTCTACCTGGTCGGCAACAAAGTCGCCGCCAATCTTTATGCGAAACATCCGGCGCTGATGATTCCGAACGAGCAAGGCGTGCCCGAGCCGCCGCAGCGCGTGCACTGGGACAACGCCTTCACACAGCGCCTGCTCGGTTTACCCGGTGCCTACGACCTCGGCCCCGAGCGCTGCTCGTGGCTGATCCAAGGCATGACCGACTGGATCGGCGACAACGGTCTGCTCACGCGCATCGAAGCCCAATACCGCAAGTTCAACTACATGGGCGACGTGACCTGGGTGCAAGGTCGCGTCACCGAGAAATTCGAGCGCGACGGCAAAGCCTACGTGCGCTGCCACGTCGAGTGCGTCAACCACCGCGACGAAGTGACGGCCAAGGCCATCTGCGAAGCCGAGTTGCCGCGACGATAG
- a CDS encoding archaeosortase/exosortase family protein, translated as MQPVRGAASPNMLVLRFALAFFGLVLLFSALVRVDIGLLDGVATGWLTNHAAAAVAAALRSLGLPAVDLGNQITLDASRFEIVANCTGIEIVGLFVAATLAFPSRWRDRFKGLAIGVPALIGLNLIRMMSLIYIGAHFARALDYGHLYVWPMLLLAAALGMWLAWARSVAGGERLVG; from the coding sequence GTGCAGCCCGTGCGAGGCGCGGCATCGCCGAACATGTTGGTGCTGCGCTTCGCGCTGGCGTTCTTCGGGCTCGTCTTGCTCTTCTCAGCTTTGGTGCGGGTTGACATCGGCCTGCTCGATGGGGTCGCCACTGGGTGGCTGACGAATCACGCGGCCGCTGCGGTGGCGGCGGCGCTGCGGTCGCTGGGATTGCCCGCGGTCGATCTCGGCAATCAGATCACGTTGGATGCTTCCCGGTTCGAGATCGTCGCCAACTGCACGGGCATTGAAATCGTCGGCTTGTTTGTGGCCGCGACCCTGGCGTTCCCCAGCCGCTGGCGTGATCGGTTCAAGGGACTCGCGATCGGCGTGCCCGCGCTGATCGGGCTGAATCTCATTCGGATGATGAGTCTGATCTACATCGGTGCGCATTTCGCGCGGGCGCTCGACTACGGGCATCTGTACGTGTGGCCGATGCTGTTGCTGGCCGCCGCGCTGGGTATGTGGCTGGCGTGGGCGAGGAGTGTCGCCGGTGGCGAGCGTCTGGTGGGTTAG
- a CDS encoding S-(hydroxymethyl)glutathione dehydrogenase/class III alcohol dehydrogenase: protein MKVQAAICWEPKTPLAIDEIELAGPQAGECLVRLVATGVCHTDAYTMSGRDPSGLFPAVLGHEGGGVVEEIGAGVTSLKPGDHVIPLYIPECRNCKFCLSGKTNLCGALLPTQGKGLMPDSTSRLSYKGKLLHHYMGTSTFAEYCVVPEIALAKIRADAPLEKVCLLGCGVTTGIGAVLNTAKVHAGASVAVFGLGGIGLSVVQGAVMAGAMRIIGVDTNPSKFTLAKQLGATDCVNPRDVPSIAEAVVEMTAGGVDFSFECIGNVEVMGQALACTHKGWGQAIVIGVAGAGEEIHARPFLLVTGRSWRGTAFGGTRGRTQLPQYVDWYMDGRIKLDEFVTHRMPLADINRAFDLMHHGESIRSVVRYDRH from the coding sequence ATGAAGGTCCAGGCCGCAATTTGCTGGGAGCCCAAGACACCGCTGGCCATCGACGAGATTGAACTTGCCGGACCGCAGGCCGGCGAATGCTTGGTGCGATTGGTCGCGACCGGTGTATGCCACACCGATGCGTACACGATGAGCGGCCGCGATCCGTCGGGACTATTCCCGGCCGTGCTCGGTCACGAGGGCGGCGGCGTTGTCGAAGAGATCGGCGCCGGCGTGACGTCGCTGAAGCCCGGCGACCATGTCATCCCGCTCTACATTCCCGAGTGCCGCAACTGCAAGTTCTGCCTCAGCGGCAAGACCAATCTGTGCGGCGCGCTGCTGCCGACGCAGGGCAAGGGGCTGATGCCGGACAGCACCAGCCGCCTCTCGTACAAAGGTAAGCTGCTGCATCACTACATGGGCACATCGACGTTTGCCGAATACTGCGTCGTTCCGGAAATCGCATTGGCGAAGATTCGTGCCGATGCGCCGCTGGAAAAAGTCTGCTTGCTCGGATGTGGCGTGACCACCGGCATCGGCGCGGTGTTGAACACCGCGAAGGTGCACGCGGGCGCATCGGTCGCGGTGTTCGGACTCGGCGGCATCGGCCTTTCGGTCGTACAAGGTGCGGTGATGGCGGGCGCCATGCGCATCATCGGCGTCGATACCAACCCGAGCAAGTTCACCCTGGCGAAACAGTTGGGCGCCACCGACTGCGTCAATCCGCGCGATGTGCCGAGCATCGCCGAAGCGGTAGTCGAGATGACCGCTGGCGGTGTCGACTTCTCGTTTGAGTGCATCGGCAACGTCGAGGTGATGGGGCAGGCATTGGCGTGTACGCACAAAGGCTGGGGGCAAGCGATCGTCATCGGCGTGGCCGGCGCGGGCGAAGAGATTCACGCGAGGCCGTTCCTGCTGGTCACCGGTCGCAGTTGGCGCGGCACCGCGTTCGGCGGCACGCGCGGCCGCACGCAACTACCGCAATACGTCGACTGGTACATGGACGGCCGCATCAAGCTCGACGAGTTTGTCACCCACAGGATGCCGCTAGCGGACATCAATCGCGCCTTCGACCTGATGCATCATGGCGAGAGCATCCGCAGCGTCGTGCGCTACGATCGGCATTGA